In the genome of Gemmatimonadaceae bacterium, the window CCTTTTTCGCCGACAATGTCGCTGGCAACTGCAACACCACATCGTACTCGGCGCGACTGCCGAACTTGAGGAGCCCAGTCGAGGCAATCCATTTGTCCGAGATGTAGATCCGTGGACCGATCACCGCGGTGATGCCCGCGTCACCCGGCACGTTGCCCAGGGTGCCGGCAATACGGAACAGACGCACGCCGAGGCGCAGGGAATCGCCCACCGCGGCGTTCAGCGCAATCAGGAGCGATGGATCGACAAACACCACGGGAGCGTCATGCACGGTGCGCCATCCGCCCGCCGGCACGGTCTCGATGGCACCGTAAAACGGGTACCCCGGCGACACGGCGCGGACCTGCACCAATCGGGTGCCGCCTGATGGCTCGGCCAGCGCCATGGACGCAAAGGTCGTGATGCGCGCGTACGGCACACCGACCGTCGCGAGCGAATCGAGCAACGTATCGACCACCGCAGGAAACTCGGCCCGCGCGCCCAGCGAGACGTCGCCACCCAGGAGTGTTCGCGATTGATCGCGAATGGAACTGGTGATGTTGCCCGCGAACGAATCGATGGCCACCAGTGCGGCCACCCCAAACGCGATCGACGACATGTACAGTGCCAGACGTCGACGCGCGGTCCGACTCTCCCGCCATGCCAGGCGCACAGTCGCCGACGCGGTCACGGCTCCCCGTACCGCCGGACGCGCCAGCAGGTCTCCGTGGTGACATCCTCCACCACGACGCCGTCCCGCAGCCGGATCGTGCGCTGCGTGCGCGCCGCGAGTGCCGCGTCGTGCGTCACGAGCACGATGGTGCAGCCGCGTTCGCGATTCAGTTCTTCCAGCAGTTCGACGATGCGTTCGCCGGTCACGCCATCGAGATTGCCCGTGGGCTCGTCAGCGAACAAGATTCGCGGCTGGTTCACGAACGCTCGCGCCATCGCCACGCGCTGCTGCTCGCCGCCGGACAGCTGCTGCGGAAAGTGATGGGTGCGGTCGCCCAGTCCTACCCGCGTCAGCAGGTCGCGGCCCGGGCGGCCGCGTCACGGGCCGAGGCGCGGCCGGAGAGTTCCAATGGCACCTGGACGTTTTCCTGCGCGGTCAGCGTCGGGATCAGCTGAAAGCTCTGAAAGACAAATCCGACTTTTTCGCCGCGCAGGGCGGCTCGCTGATCTTCATCCAGGCGCCCAGGTCCGTGCCGTCCAAGGTCACCGTGCCGCGTGATGGCGTGTCCAGTCCGGCCAGCAGTCCCAGCAGAGTTGTTTTTCCGCTGCCGGAGGGCCCGACGATCGACACGAACGCGCCCTGCGGAATCTCGAACGACACGTCCTGGAGTACGGTGAGCGGCTGTGCGCCACTCTGATACGATTTGGTCAACCCACGAGCGACAAGCATGCGATTGATGAGTTGGGATTCGATGAACCAGGCCCGACGCGCGATCGCGCTGGCCACTCGCCGTGGTGAGCGCTCGGCCGCTTGGACCGCTGGGTCAGGCAAGGACCGCCTCAAGCGCCGCGCCCGGTCCGACACCATCAGGGGAATCAACCGGAGCGGCCGCCACTGGGGCAACCCCCCGCGCCCGTCCCGGTTCCGCCTCCGTACCCCGGCCGCGCGCCGGCAGGTCGTCTTGCTGGGCACCAGCCTCACGGCCGGCCTGGGCTCGACCCGGACAAAGCCTACCCCGCGTTACTCCAACGCAAAAGTCGATTCCGCAGGGTTCCCGATCACGCTCGTGAACGCCGGTCTGAGCGGCGAGACATCCGCGGGCGCGCTGCGCCGGGCGGGGTGGGTGCTCGATCAACCCGCGGCGGCCGTGGTACTCGAGGTTGGCGCGAACGATGGCTTGCGCGGTGTCGATCCCGATTCCACCAAAGCCAATCTGGTGGGACTCATCGGGGTGGTGCACCGCCTCCAGCCGACGGCCACCGTGCTCTTGATTCAGATGGAAGCGCCCACCAATCTGGGGCGCGATTACACCACTCGCTTTCAAGTTGCCCATGATGCGCGTCCACGCTGTGTTGACTTGGATCACGCCACTGCTGCTGGCGCTGCCGACCACCGTGGCTCGCCAAGCGGCTGCGCCGCGCGCCGCCCTGTCGGAGCCGGCACTGTCGCCGGATGGCAAAGAGCTGGTGTTTGTGGCCGGCGGAGACATCTGGACCGTGCCGGCCAGCGGGGGCGTTGCGCGCCTGCTGGTGGCGCACCCGGCAACCGAGTCGCGGCCGTTGTGGTCGCCCGATGGCGCGCGTATCGCGTTCGTGTCGACGCGCACGGGCGGCGGCGATGTGTATGTGCTGGAGCTGGCGAGCGGTCGGCTCACGCGTCGCACGTTTGACGACGGCCGGGAGCAGCTCGACAGTTGGTCGCGCGACGGGGCCTGGCTGTACTACTCGACGAGCAGCAGGGACATCTCCGGCATGAACGATGTCTGGCGGGTGAGCGCAATGGCGGACAGCCCGCGCTCGTGCCGGGCGATCGGTATGCCTCGGAGTACTGGGCGGCCCCGTCGCCCGATGGAAAGACCCTCGCGATTACCGCCCGCGGCACGGTGGTGGGCCAGTGGTGGCGTCATGGACATTCGCATCTCGACGAGAGCGAAATCTGGTTGGTGAAGGGGCTGGAAACCGGCACGCCGACGTACGAGGCCTTCGGTGCGTCAGGGGGCGCCAAGGAGGCGTGGCCCATGTGGGCGCCAGACGGCAACGCGGTGTACTACGTGAGTGATCAGGGCGGACAGGAAAATCTGTGGGCGCAGCCGATGGGTCCGACATCGCCAAGTCACGGACGCCAGATGACGCATTTCACGAATGGTCGTGCTCTGGCCGCCGATCGCGCACGACGGCAGCACCATTGTCTTCGAACGGAACTACGGCATCTGGCGCTACGATGTCGCCAAGGGCGCGCCAGTGAGATCGGCGATCACGCTGCGCGGCGTATCTGCCGAGGTGAGCGCGGAACAGCAGACGCTGTCGCAGGGCTTTGGGGCGCTCGGCGTCTCGCCCGACGGACGCAAGGCGGTGTTCGTGGCGCGCGGCGATGTGTTCGTCGTGGGGACGCGCGATGGCGGTGAGGCGACGCGACTGACCGCGACGCCCGATCTCGAATCAGAACCGTCGTGGTTTCCCGACAGCCGTCGTGTGGTCTATGCCTCGATGCGCGGCACCGCGTGGAATCTCTTCGTGCAGGACGCGGTGCACGCGCGAGAGCGGGCGCTCACCTCCGGCGCCGCTCGCAGCTACGGCGCTCGCGTGTCGCCCGACGGCAAGTGGGTGGCGTATCAGCGCGACGGTGGTGAGATCCGCGTGTGTCCGCCGACGGCACCGGTGACCGCGCGTCGCGCAGGCCGATGTCGAGGAGCCGCCGTTTGCCGGCGCCTCCGCCGTCACCTGGTCGCCAGACTCCAAGTGGATCGCGTATGACGCCGCGACGATAACGGTCGGTCGGCAACCTGTGGGTCGTGGGGCTCGATGGCGTTGCGCCGCAGCAGGTGACGTTCGCGGCGGACGCCAACGTTGGCGGCGTGCAGTGGTCGCCGGACGGGAAGTTCCTGCTGTATCGCTCGTCGCAACGCACCGAGACGCCGCGCATCATCCGCGTGGATCTCGTGCCGCGCACGCCGCGATTCCGCGAAGATCAATTCCGCGACTTGTTCGGCCCGCCCCGGGCGACGCTCCCGCGCCGCGACGGTTCGCGCCCCGCCGCGACGTCGCCGACAGCGTGCGACCCATCGACGGCGCCCGCACCGACGGCGCCCGTGACGATCGCTTTCACGGGCATCCGCTTGCGGTCGAGCATCGTGCCGACGCAGGGGCTCGACATTGGCGCGTTGGCGATCAGCCCCGATGGCCGCACGTTGGCATTTACGGCGGTCGCCGGCGGGCAACAGCAGATCTACACGTGGCTGTTGGATGAGTTGGCGCGCGATCAGCAGCTGCGCACGCTCACCACGTCGCCGGGCGGCAAATCGGCGCTGCAATTCTCTGCCGATTCGCGTGACCTGTGGTATCTCGAGGGCGGTCGCATCAGCGCCATCACGGTGGAGTCGCGCGTGGCGCGTACGGTCGCGGCTTCGGCCGAAGTGGACATCGCGTTCGAAGCGGAGAAGCGGGCGATCTTCGATCAGGCGCGGTCGTATCTTGCGAACAACTTCTTCGACGCCACCATGCATGGCGTGGACTGGAGTGGATTGGCCGCCCGCGTTGAGCCGTATGCGATGGGCAGTCGCAATCCTGATGACCTGCGCCGCGTGATGTCGTTGATGATCGGCGAACTGAATGGCTCGCACTTGGGCGTCAGTGGGCCAACCACCGGTGGGGTCTCGGTGCCGATGGCGCGACTTGGCGTGCAGTTCGATCGCGTCGCGCTGGAGCAGCGCGGACAGTACCGAGTGGCCGAAGTCATCGCGCAGGGACCCGCCGCGGTCGCGGGGGTGACGGTGGGCGATCAGATCGTCGCCGTCGACGGCGTCACCTTGGTCCGCGCGATCGTCGCTGGACTCGGCGCTGGTGGGGAAGGTCGGTCGACAGCTGACCGTCAGCGCGGCCACTGCGAGTTCGGCGCTCACGCGTGATGTCGCGCTGGCGACGGTGTCGCTTGCGACGGAGAAGGCGCTGCGCTATCGGCAGTGGGTCGAACAACAGCGCGCGTACGTGGCGCGTATCAGCGACGGGCGGTTGGGATACGTGCACATGTTCGACATGGGCGAGCCGTCGCTGGACCAACTGTATCTGGATCTCGACGCCGAGAATCAGGCCCGCGACGGGGTGGTGGTCGACGTGCGCAACAATAACGGTGGCTTCGTAAATCCGTATGCGATCGATGTGCTGGCGCGTCGCAGCTATCTGCAATTCACGTCGCGCGGTTCGGTGCCGTCCCCGCCGCGCGGAAACCTCGGGCAACGCACCATTGAGCGCCCCACCGTGCTGGTGACCAATCAGCATACCCTATCCGATGGAGAGGATTTCACCGAGGGTTACAGGACGCTCAAGTTGGGGAAGGTGGTCGGGGAACCAACGGCGGGGTGGATCATCTTTACGTCGAATGTGCCGCTGCTCGACGGGACGACGCTGCGGCTCCCGTCCACCAGAGTCACGGATGCGCAGGGAGAGATATGGAGCTTCCCTCCCCGGGCGACCGATTTCTGGTGCTACGCCCCGTTGGCGAGTCCTACAGTGGTCGGGACCGGCAATTGGATGCCGCCGTGCGGGCCCTGCTGGAGGCGTGCCCCGGGCCCTGACTCGCCGTTCATTTCGAACATCAACTGGCCTGGTCGCCGACGGCGGCCTTTCGCCTCCTCTGTGCCTATGACATCGCTCGTTTCCTTCTCGAAGACTGCGTTCGCCGACTTCGGCGCCAGCCCCTGTTGGACTCGGTCCGGATATCTTCGGAGGCCCGGAGGGCGCCTTACGCTCGAGCAAGCCGCGCGTTCCTGAACGCCCTCGCGCAGCGTCGCAAGCAGTCCATCGAGGACACCTATCGGTGGGCGGGGCAGGTGCTGGCGGCACCGGTGCTGAAGCTCGGGCTGCCGACGCTCAAGGAGTTCAGCTCCACGCGGACCCTGCTGCTCAAGATGCATGTGGTGCTGCCCCAGGCGATGTCGGTCGTGGTGCCCGACGCCGACCGCCCGACTTCTGGGAAGATTTCCTGGACGGTCACACCGGTGTCGCATCGGCTTCGACGAGATGGCGCCGGAGCTGGCCTGGGCGCTGGAGGGGTCGTCAAGGGACTCGGCGCGCACTTTGGCGAGCGGGTGGGGACCTCCGCCGACTGGTCGGTCCCGGTGCGCCCGGCTGCCGGGCTCTGGAACCCGCCGCCGGCCGGTCGAGCGCCAAAGAGATGCTCCGGGTCAGCGCCGGTCAAGTCGACCGCGACCCCCGGCGGGCTTTCTTCCGCTGCGGGCCAGCGTAGCTAAATTTCGAGGCTGTCCAACAATCGCGTGCGCGTTCACCTACGCCGCAGGCGTTCCCCTGATCGTTCCAGGTCTCGTTATGGCTTTTTCCGCGACTCAAATCCGCCGCGGCATGGTGCTCGTGTTCGAGGGTGACCCGTGCCGTGTGGTGGAATTCCGGCATCATACGCCCGGCAACCTGCGCGCGATGGTGCAGGCGAAGCTCAAGAATCTTCGCACCGGTTCCAACTTCGAACATCGCTTCCGGGCGGCCGACACCATCGTGAAAGCCGACATGGAAACGCATGAGCTGGAGTTCATGTATCAGGGTGGCGATTCCTACCACTTCATGAACGTCGAGAACTACGATCAGCTGGAGATGGACGAAGAAGCGCTTGGTGATGCGGCGCCGTGGATGCAGCCGGGGATGAAGATTCTGGCCGAGTACTACAACGGCCGCCCCATCGGTATCGAGATGCCGAATTCGATGGTGTTCACCATTGTCGATACGGCGCCCGTGGTGCGTGGGGCCACCAAGAACGCGTCGTCCAAGCCGGCCAAGCTGGAAAACGGCGTGATGGTGAACGTGCCGGAGTTCGTGGAATCGGGGACACGCATCCGCGTGAATCCCACCACGGGCGAATATCTCGATCGCGCCAAGGACTGAAGGCGCCGCGCGGGTGTCGGCGAGTCGCGAGCGGGTTGCAAACGACGGCTCGACTGGTTACGATTTCCGACTCCCCTCGCGCGTCTTTCTGGTGTGATCGGGAGTTCCGAACGGTGTGGCGAAGCGGCCCACGCGTTCGACACGGTGGCCGTAGCTCAATTGGTTAGAGCACCGGATTGTGGTTCCGGGGGTTGCGGGTTCAATTCCCGTCGGTCACCCTGAGTCGCATCGAGAGCGTCCGGCTGCTGCAGGCGCTCCCGGAGGTCCGTAGCTCAATTGGTAGAGCACCGGTCTCCAAAACCGGCGGTTGGGGGTTCGATTCCCTCCGGGCCTGTTGGTGAAGAGAGTACTTAGTACCAAGTACCAAGTACCAAGTACTCAGTACCGAGTTTTTGGCAGGGTACGACCGGGCAGGTTGATCGCTCGGGGCAGGGAGCAATCGCTACGCGATTGCGACAGGTCATAGAAACTGTTTTTCAAGTCGCGCGAGCGACTGAAAAACAGCATACCGCTAACGGCACCCGCCGAAGGCGGGCGACGTTGGCGGTATCGTCTAGGGGACTAGGACACGGCCCTCTCAAGGCTGGAACACGGGTTCGAATCCCGTTACCGCTACTGGAAGGTGCTGGTCAGTAGGACGTGGTTGGCAGGTGCAGGGCAGTTTGGCTCCATCGTCTATCGGTTAGGACACGACCCTTTCAAGGTTGAGAGACGGGTTCGACTCCCGTTGGAGCTATGGCTCCCTTGGCGGGGCCTGAGAGGTGCTGGTGCAGGTGTTGGGACCGGGGGGCGTAGCTCAGTTTGGTTAGAGCACTCGACTGTCACTCGAGAGGTCGCGGGTTCGAGCCCCGTCGCTCCCGTATTACGTGATGTGTGAAGGACCTGGGATGCTGTGGATGTGGGAGGGCCGGCTAGGCCGGAGCAGGTGATGGACGCCCTCGTGGTGGAATTGGTAGACACGCTACTTTGAGGTGGTAGTGCTGAAAGGCGTCGCGGTTCGAGTCCGCGCGAGGGCATTTCCGCTGGTGCAGGCGATGGGGCACGGCACCTCTCCGTGTGCATTACCCGAGTGTCGCCACAGTAGCTCAGTGGTAGAGCACCCGATTCGTAATCGGGCGGTCATCGGTTCAATCCCGATCTGTGGCTCTTTCGACTGGTCCCATCGGTCGCGCTTCTAGCAGTGTTCGCAACGGACGCCCTCGCGGCGTCCGTTGGCGTTTAGGGGTTCGCCGGTCACAAAATAGACATTCCGACGTGACACGATTCGCTGTGATTCGCTTCGCCTCTATCCGCGAACTGGCCCCCGGTATTGCCGTGGCCTTGCTGGTTGCGGCGGTGTCCTGGCTGCTGGCCAACGCGGCCACTCGTCTGTTCGGACGCCCGGTGGTCGAGGCCTTGGTGTTGGCCATCGTCATTGGCATGATCGTGCGCACGCTGTGGACGGCCCCCGCGCGCATCGTGCCCGGCGTGGCCTTCACCGCCAAGCAAGTGCTCGAGGTCGCCGTCCTGCTGCTGGGGCTTTCGGTGGACCTGCCGCTGCTGGTGCGCGCCGGCCCCGCGTTGGCCCTGGGCATCGTGCTGCTGGTGGTGTTTGGTCTCGGCGCCAGCTACCTCATTGGGCGCGCCTTCGGGCTCCCGCACCCCCTGGCCGTGCTCATCGCCTGTGGCAATGCCATCTGCGGCAACTCGGCCATCGCCGCGGTGGCGCCGGTGATTGATGCCGACCCGGAATATGTCGCGTCGTCCATTGCCTTCACCGCGCTGCTTGGCGTCGCGGTGGTGATCGGCCTGCCGTTGCTCGTGCATCCACTCGGCTTGTCGCACTACCAGTATGGCGTGCTGGCCGGA includes:
- a CDS encoding PD40 domain-containing protein; this translates as MPGDRYASEYWAAPSPDGKTLAITARGTVVGQWWRHGHSHLDESEIWLVKGLETGTPTYEAFGASGGAKEAWPMWAPDGNAVYYVSDQGGQENLWAQPMGPTSPSHGRQMTHFTNGRALAADRARRQHHCLRTELRHLALRCRQGRASEIGDHAARRICRGERGTADAVAGLWGARRLARRTQGGVRGARRCVRRGDARWR
- a CDS encoding PD40 domain-containing protein codes for the protein MARGDVFVVGTRDGGEATRLTATPDLESEPSWFPDSRRVVYASMRGTAWNLFVQDAVHARERALTSGAARSYGARVSPDGKWVAYQRDGGEIRVCPPTAPVTARRAGRCRGAAVCRRLRRHLVARLQVDRV
- a CDS encoding PD40 domain-containing protein — protein: MGLDGVAPQQVTFAADANVGGVQWSPDGKFLLYRSSQRTETPRIIRVDLVPRTPRFREDQFRDLFGPPRATLPRRDGSRPAATSPTACDPSTAPAPTAPVTIAFTGIRLRSSIVPTQGLDIGALAISPDGRTLAFTAVAGGQQQIYTWLLDELARDQQLRTLTTSPGGKSALQFSADSRDLWYLEGGRISAITVESRVARTVAASAEVDIAFEAEKRAIFDQARSYLANNFFDATMHGVDWSGLAARVEPYAMGSRNPDDLRRVMSLMIGELNGSHLGVSGPTTGGVSVPMARLGVQFDRVALEQRGQYRVAEVIAQGPAAVAGVTVGDQIVAVDGVTLVRAIVAGLGAGGEGRSTADRQRGHCEFGAHA
- the efp gene encoding elongation factor P, which translates into the protein MAFSATQIRRGMVLVFEGDPCRVVEFRHHTPGNLRAMVQAKLKNLRTGSNFEHRFRAADTIVKADMETHELEFMYQGGDSYHFMNVENYDQLEMDEEALGDAAPWMQPGMKILAEYYNGRPIGIEMPNSMVFTIVDTAPVVRGATKNASSKPAKLENGVMVNVPEFVESGTRIRVNPTTGEYLDRAKD
- a CDS encoding putative sulfate exporter family transporter, producing the protein MIRFASIRELAPGIAVALLVAAVSWLLANAATRLFGRPVVEALVLAIVIGMIVRTLWTAPARIVPGVAFTAKQVLEVAVLLLGLSVDLPLLVRAGPALALGIVLLVVFGLGASYLIGRAFGLPHPLAVLIACGNAICGNSAIAAVAPVIDADPEYVASSIAFTALLGVAVVIGLPLLVHPLGLSHYQYGVLAGLTVYAVPQVLAAAFPVSVLSGQVATLVKLVRVLMLGPVVIFFALTPRANALSDPTSKTGWVDAKRPRFALTKFVPWFITGFVMLAALRSTGMVPVAVVEPTRAVSAWLTIAAMAALGLGVDVRAVTRAGGRVIATVTASLVALIGLSIALIRLLAIA